A single region of the Drosophila takahashii strain IR98-3 E-12201 chromosome 2R, DtakHiC1v2, whole genome shotgun sequence genome encodes:
- the Pfk gene encoding ATP-dependent 6-phosphofructokinase isoform X3, translating to MHSIKFRVLTKLRPFFLEINGTIPKGRKFHGPQSVTFLLEKLDKNALLSQKITFSTIDHRQTHSGHFISKPHKKDVLLRNNNNSNLHLIKSYSGSSGDQDKEGPGTDKTKDENSDKLWRPCGRHIPVTDLHSGFLNAKNFSEKLPIKKEKPDPKEKCGKTLDELRKSLKTFQDVFDCAHPIRPYKDKGLAVFTSGGDSQGMNAAVRACVRMAIYLGCKVYFIREGYQGMVDGGECIQEANWASVSSIIHRGGTIIGSARCQDFRERQGRLKAANNLIQRGITNLVVIGGDGSLTGANLFRQEWSSLLDELVKNKTITTEQQEKFNVLHIVGLVGSIDNDFCGTDMTIGTDTALHRIIEAIDAISSTAYSHQRTFIMEVMGRHCGYLPVVAGIISEADYVFLPESPPPHDWPDRLVLKLEQERSAGQRLNIVIVAEGAMDREGHPITAEDVKKVIDERLKHDARITVLGHVQRGGNPSAFDRILACRMGAEATLALMEATKESVPVVISLDGNQAVRVPLMECVERTQAVAKAMKEKRWADAVKLRGRSFERNLETYKMLTRLKPPKENFDADGKGIEGYRLAVMHIGAPACGMNAAVRSFVRNAIYRGDVVYGINDGVEGLIAGNVRELGWSDVSGWVGQGGAYLGTKRTLPEGKFKEIAARLKEFKIQGLLIIGGFESYHAAGQIADQRDNYPQFCIPIVVIPSTISNNVPGTEFSLGCDTGLNEITEICDRIRQSAQGTKRRVFVIETMGGYCGYLATLAGLAGGADAAYIYEEKFSIKDLQQDVYHMASKMAEGVSRGLILRNEKASENYSTDFIYRLYSEEGKGLFTCRMNILGHMQQGGSPTPFDRNMGTKMAAKCVDWLATQIKANVDANGVVNCKAPETATLLGIVSRQYRFSPLVELIAETNFDQRIPKKQWWLRLRPLLRILAKHDSAYEEEGMYITVEEECDTDAVA from the exons atgcattcaattaaatttcgaGTATTAACTAAATTAAGACCTTT ttttttggaaattaatgggacgATACCAAAAGGCCGCAAATTTCATGGACCACAATCTGTAACATTTTTACTAGAAAAGCTTGACAAAAACGCTCTTCTTAGCCAGAAG ATTACCTTTTCGACGATCGATCACCGGCAAACACATTCGGGccattttatttctaaacC CCATAAAAAAGATGTCCTTTTAAGGAACAACAATAATAGTAATCTGCACTTAATAAAGTCGTACAGTGGTTCATCCGGTGATCAAGATAAGGAAGGTCCTGGCACCGATAAGACGAAAGATGAAAACAGTGATAAACTTTGGAGACCATGTGGGCGGCACATACCAGTTACTGATTTGCACAGTGGTTTTCTTAATGCTAAAAACTTTTCCGAAAAACTTCCTATAAAGAAGGAAAAGCCCGACCCAAAAGAGAAATGTGGCAAAACACTCGATGAGCTGCGAAAAAGtttgaaaacatttcaagaTGTGTTTGATTGTGCACATCCTATCAGGCCTTAT AAGGACAAAGGATTGGCGGTCTTCACCAGCGGCGGGGATTCCCAGGGCATGAATGCCGCCGTACGAGCCTGCGTGCGTATGGCCATCTACTTGGGCTGCAAG GTCTACTTCATCCGCGAGGGTTACCAGGGAATGGTTGATGGTGGCGAGTGCATCCAGGAGGCCAACTGGGCCTCGGTCTCCTCCATCATCCATCGTGGTGGCACCATTATTGGCTCCGCCCGCTGCCAGGACTTCCGCGAGCGCCAGGGTCGCTTGAAGGCTGCCAACAACCTTATCCAGCGGGGAATCACCAATCTGGTGGTCATCGGAGGCGATGGTTCCCTCACCGGCGCCAATCTGTTCCGTCAGGAGTGGTCCAGCCTGCTGGATGAACTGGTGAAGAACAAGACCATTACCACTGAGCAGCAGGAGAAGTTCAATGTGCTGCACATCGTTGGATTG GTGGGCTCCATCGACAACGATTTCTGTGGCACGGACATGACCATCGGCACGGATACGGCCCTGCACCGCATCATCGAGGCCATCGACGCCATTTCCAGTACCGCCTACTCTCATCAGCGCACCTTCATCATGGAGGTCATGGGTCGTCATTGCGG CTATCTGCCGGTGGTAGCTGGCATTATCTCCGAGGCAGACTACGTGTTTCTGCCCGAGTCTCCTCCACCGCACGATTGGCCCGATCGACTTGTCCTCAAGTTGGAACAG GAGCGTTCAGCTGGCCAGCGCCTGAACATCGTGATCGTGGCCGAGGGTGCCATGGATCGGGAGGGTCATCCCATCACTGCCGAGGATGTGAAGAAGGTGATCGACGAGCGTTTGAAGCACGATGCCCGCATCACGGTTTTGGGTCACGTGCAGCGCGGCGGCAATCCCAGCGCCTTCGATCGTATTTTG GCCTGTCGCATGGGTGCCGAGGCCACCTTGGCCCTGATGGAGGCGACCAAGGAGTCGGTGCCGGTGGTCATCTCCCTGGACGGCAACCAGGCGGTTCGCGTGCCGCTGATGGAGTGCGTGGAGCGCACCCAGGCGGTGGCCAAGGCCATGAAGGAGAAGCGCTGGGCGGATGCCGTCAAGCTGCGCGGTCGTTCCTTCGAGCGGAACCTGGAGACCTACAAGATGTTGACGCGCCTGAAGCCCCCGAAGGAGAACTTCGACGCCGATGGCAAGGGAATCGAGGGCTACCGCCTAGCTGTGATGCACATTGGAGCTCCAGCTTGTGGCATGAATGCCGCGGTGCGCAGTTTCGTGCGAAACGCCATCTACCGGGGAGATGTGGTGTACGGAATCAACGACGGTGTCGAGGGTCTGATTGCCGGAAACGTCCGCGAGCTGGGCTG GTCCGACGTCTCGGGATGGGTTGGCCAGGGTGGCGCCTACTTGGGCACCAAGCGCACTTTGCCTGAGGGCAAGTTCAAGGAGATCGCCGCTCGCCTCAAGGAGTTCAAGATCCAGGGACTTCTGATCATCGGTGGCTTCGAGAGTTACCATGCCGCCGGACAGATTGCCGACCAGCGGGACAACTACCCGCAGTTCTGCATCCCGATCGTGGTTATCCCGTCGACGATCTCGAACAATGTGCCCGGCACAGAGTTCTCGCTGGGCTGTGACACCGGCCTGAATGAGATTACGGAGATTTGCGACCGCATCCGCCAGTCGGCGCAGGGCACCAAGCGCCGAGTGTTCGTCATCGAGACGATGGGTGGCTACTGCGGCTACCTGGCCACCCTGGCCGGCTTGGCCGGCGGAGCCGATGCCGCCTACATCTACGAGGAGAAGTTCTCCATTAAGGACCTGCAGCAGGATGTCTACCACATGGCCTCCAAGATGGCCGAGGGCGTCTCGCGCGGTCTCATCCTGCGCAACGAGAAGGCCAGCGAGAACTACAGCACGGACTTCATTTACCGCCTGTACTCGGAAGAGGGCAAGGGCCTCTTCACCTGCCGGATGAACATCCTGGGCCACATGCAGCAGGGCGGCTCACCCACTCCCTTCGACCGCAACATGGGCACCAAGATGGCCGCCAAGTGCGTCGACTGGCTGGCCACCCAGATCAAGGCCAACGTGGACGCCAACGGAGTGGTCAACTGCAAGGCCCCGGAAACCGCCACGCTGCTGGGAATCGTGTCGCGGCAGTACCGCTTCTCGCCGCTGGTCGAGCTCATTGCCGAGACCAACTTCGA CCAACGCATCCCGAAGAAGCAGTGGTGGCTGCGCCTGCGTCCCCTGCTGCGGATCCTGGCCAAGCACGATTCCGCCTACGAGGAGGAGGGTATGTACATCACCGTCGAGGAGGAGTGTGACACCGACGCCGTCGCCTAA
- the Pfk gene encoding ATP-dependent 6-phosphofructokinase isoform X1 yields MHSIKFRVLTKLRPFFLEINGTIPKGRKFHGPQSVTFLLEKLDKNALLSQKITFSTIDHRQTHSGHFISKPHKKDVLLRNNNNSNLHLIKSYSGSSGDQDKEGPGTDKTKDENSDKLWRPCGRHIPVTDLHSGFLNAKNFSEKLPIKKEKPDPKEKCGKTLDELRKSLKTFQDVFDCAHPIRPYKDKGLAVFTSGGDSQGMNAAVRACVRMAIYLGCKVYFIREGYQGMVDGGECIQEANWASVSSIIHRGGTIIGSARCQDFRERQGRLKAANNLIQRGITNLVVIGGDGSLTGANLFRQEWSSLLDELVKNKTITTEQQEKFNVLHIVGLVGSIDNDFCGTDMTIGTDTALHRIIEAIDAISSTAYSHQRTFIMEVMGRHCGYLALVGGLACEADFIFIPEMPPKVDWPDRLCSQLAQERSAGQRLNIVIVAEGAMDREGHPITAEDVKKVIDERLKHDARITVLGHVQRGGNPSAFDRILACRMGAEATLALMEATKESVPVVISLDGNQAVRVPLMECVERTQAVAKAMKEKRWADAVKLRGRSFERNLETYKMLTRLKPPKENFDADGKGIEGYRLAVMHIGAPACGMNAAVRSFVRNAIYRGDVVYGINDGVEGLIAGNVRELGWSDVSGWVGQGGAYLGTKRTLPEGKFKEIAARLKEFKIQGLLIIGGFESYHAAGQIADQRDNYPQFCIPIVVIPSTISNNVPGTEFSLGCDTGLNEITEICDRIRQSAQGTKRRVFVIETMGGYCGYLATLAGLAGGADAAYIYEEKFSIKDLQQDVYHMASKMAEGVSRGLILRNEKASENYSTDFIYRLYSEEGKGLFTCRMNILGHMQQGGSPTPFDRNMGTKMAAKCVDWLATQIKANVDANGVVNCKAPETATLLGIVSRQYRFSPLVELIAETNFDQRIPKKQWWLRLRPLLRILAKHDSAYEEEGMYITVEEECDTDAVA; encoded by the exons atgcattcaattaaatttcgaGTATTAACTAAATTAAGACCTTT ttttttggaaattaatgggacgATACCAAAAGGCCGCAAATTTCATGGACCACAATCTGTAACATTTTTACTAGAAAAGCTTGACAAAAACGCTCTTCTTAGCCAGAAG ATTACCTTTTCGACGATCGATCACCGGCAAACACATTCGGGccattttatttctaaacC CCATAAAAAAGATGTCCTTTTAAGGAACAACAATAATAGTAATCTGCACTTAATAAAGTCGTACAGTGGTTCATCCGGTGATCAAGATAAGGAAGGTCCTGGCACCGATAAGACGAAAGATGAAAACAGTGATAAACTTTGGAGACCATGTGGGCGGCACATACCAGTTACTGATTTGCACAGTGGTTTTCTTAATGCTAAAAACTTTTCCGAAAAACTTCCTATAAAGAAGGAAAAGCCCGACCCAAAAGAGAAATGTGGCAAAACACTCGATGAGCTGCGAAAAAGtttgaaaacatttcaagaTGTGTTTGATTGTGCACATCCTATCAGGCCTTAT AAGGACAAAGGATTGGCGGTCTTCACCAGCGGCGGGGATTCCCAGGGCATGAATGCCGCCGTACGAGCCTGCGTGCGTATGGCCATCTACTTGGGCTGCAAG GTCTACTTCATCCGCGAGGGTTACCAGGGAATGGTTGATGGTGGCGAGTGCATCCAGGAGGCCAACTGGGCCTCGGTCTCCTCCATCATCCATCGTGGTGGCACCATTATTGGCTCCGCCCGCTGCCAGGACTTCCGCGAGCGCCAGGGTCGCTTGAAGGCTGCCAACAACCTTATCCAGCGGGGAATCACCAATCTGGTGGTCATCGGAGGCGATGGTTCCCTCACCGGCGCCAATCTGTTCCGTCAGGAGTGGTCCAGCCTGCTGGATGAACTGGTGAAGAACAAGACCATTACCACTGAGCAGCAGGAGAAGTTCAATGTGCTGCACATCGTTGGATTG GTGGGCTCCATCGACAACGATTTCTGTGGCACGGACATGACCATCGGCACGGATACGGCCCTGCACCGCATCATCGAGGCCATCGACGCCATTTCCAGTACCGCCTACTCTCATCAGCGCACCTTCATCATGGAGGTCATGGGTCGTCATTGCGG CTATTTAGCTCTTGTGGGCGGACTGGCGTGCGAAGCGGATTTCATATTCATTCCCGAAATGCCGCCCAAGGTCGATTGGCCAGACAGGCTCTGCTCTCAGCTGGCCCAG GAGCGTTCAGCTGGCCAGCGCCTGAACATCGTGATCGTGGCCGAGGGTGCCATGGATCGGGAGGGTCATCCCATCACTGCCGAGGATGTGAAGAAGGTGATCGACGAGCGTTTGAAGCACGATGCCCGCATCACGGTTTTGGGTCACGTGCAGCGCGGCGGCAATCCCAGCGCCTTCGATCGTATTTTG GCCTGTCGCATGGGTGCCGAGGCCACCTTGGCCCTGATGGAGGCGACCAAGGAGTCGGTGCCGGTGGTCATCTCCCTGGACGGCAACCAGGCGGTTCGCGTGCCGCTGATGGAGTGCGTGGAGCGCACCCAGGCGGTGGCCAAGGCCATGAAGGAGAAGCGCTGGGCGGATGCCGTCAAGCTGCGCGGTCGTTCCTTCGAGCGGAACCTGGAGACCTACAAGATGTTGACGCGCCTGAAGCCCCCGAAGGAGAACTTCGACGCCGATGGCAAGGGAATCGAGGGCTACCGCCTAGCTGTGATGCACATTGGAGCTCCAGCTTGTGGCATGAATGCCGCGGTGCGCAGTTTCGTGCGAAACGCCATCTACCGGGGAGATGTGGTGTACGGAATCAACGACGGTGTCGAGGGTCTGATTGCCGGAAACGTCCGCGAGCTGGGCTG GTCCGACGTCTCGGGATGGGTTGGCCAGGGTGGCGCCTACTTGGGCACCAAGCGCACTTTGCCTGAGGGCAAGTTCAAGGAGATCGCCGCTCGCCTCAAGGAGTTCAAGATCCAGGGACTTCTGATCATCGGTGGCTTCGAGAGTTACCATGCCGCCGGACAGATTGCCGACCAGCGGGACAACTACCCGCAGTTCTGCATCCCGATCGTGGTTATCCCGTCGACGATCTCGAACAATGTGCCCGGCACAGAGTTCTCGCTGGGCTGTGACACCGGCCTGAATGAGATTACGGAGATTTGCGACCGCATCCGCCAGTCGGCGCAGGGCACCAAGCGCCGAGTGTTCGTCATCGAGACGATGGGTGGCTACTGCGGCTACCTGGCCACCCTGGCCGGCTTGGCCGGCGGAGCCGATGCCGCCTACATCTACGAGGAGAAGTTCTCCATTAAGGACCTGCAGCAGGATGTCTACCACATGGCCTCCAAGATGGCCGAGGGCGTCTCGCGCGGTCTCATCCTGCGCAACGAGAAGGCCAGCGAGAACTACAGCACGGACTTCATTTACCGCCTGTACTCGGAAGAGGGCAAGGGCCTCTTCACCTGCCGGATGAACATCCTGGGCCACATGCAGCAGGGCGGCTCACCCACTCCCTTCGACCGCAACATGGGCACCAAGATGGCCGCCAAGTGCGTCGACTGGCTGGCCACCCAGATCAAGGCCAACGTGGACGCCAACGGAGTGGTCAACTGCAAGGCCCCGGAAACCGCCACGCTGCTGGGAATCGTGTCGCGGCAGTACCGCTTCTCGCCGCTGGTCGAGCTCATTGCCGAGACCAACTTCGA CCAACGCATCCCGAAGAAGCAGTGGTGGCTGCGCCTGCGTCCCCTGCTGCGGATCCTGGCCAAGCACGATTCCGCCTACGAGGAGGAGGGTATGTACATCACCGTCGAGGAGGAGTGTGACACCGACGCCGTCGCCTAA
- the Pfk gene encoding ATP-dependent 6-phosphofructokinase isoform X2 yields MHSIKFRVLTKLRPFFLEINGTIPKGRKFHGPQSVTFLLEKLDKNALLSQKITFSTIDHRQTHSGHFISKPHKKDVLLRNNNNSNLHLIKSYSGSSGDQDKEGPGTDKTKDENSDKLWRPCGRHIPVTDLHSGFLNAKNFSEKLPIKKEKPDPKEKCGKTLDELRKSLKTFQDVFDCAHPIRPYKDKGLAVFTSGGDSQGMNAAVRACVRMAIYLGCKVYFIREGYQGMVDGGECIQEANWASVSSIIHRGGTIIGSARCQDFRERQGRLKAANNLIQRGITNLVVIGGDGSLTGANLFRQEWSSLLDELVKNKTITTEQQEKFNVLHIVGLVGSIDNDFCGTDMTIGTDTALHRIIEAIDAISSTAYSHQRTFIMEVMGRHCGYLAISAAIATEADFMFIPEEPVSVNWQDEICVKLQQERSAGQRLNIVIVAEGAMDREGHPITAEDVKKVIDERLKHDARITVLGHVQRGGNPSAFDRILACRMGAEATLALMEATKESVPVVISLDGNQAVRVPLMECVERTQAVAKAMKEKRWADAVKLRGRSFERNLETYKMLTRLKPPKENFDADGKGIEGYRLAVMHIGAPACGMNAAVRSFVRNAIYRGDVVYGINDGVEGLIAGNVRELGWSDVSGWVGQGGAYLGTKRTLPEGKFKEIAARLKEFKIQGLLIIGGFESYHAAGQIADQRDNYPQFCIPIVVIPSTISNNVPGTEFSLGCDTGLNEITEICDRIRQSAQGTKRRVFVIETMGGYCGYLATLAGLAGGADAAYIYEEKFSIKDLQQDVYHMASKMAEGVSRGLILRNEKASENYSTDFIYRLYSEEGKGLFTCRMNILGHMQQGGSPTPFDRNMGTKMAAKCVDWLATQIKANVDANGVVNCKAPETATLLGIVSRQYRFSPLVELIAETNFDQRIPKKQWWLRLRPLLRILAKHDSAYEEEGMYITVEEECDTDAVA; encoded by the exons atgcattcaattaaatttcgaGTATTAACTAAATTAAGACCTTT ttttttggaaattaatgggacgATACCAAAAGGCCGCAAATTTCATGGACCACAATCTGTAACATTTTTACTAGAAAAGCTTGACAAAAACGCTCTTCTTAGCCAGAAG ATTACCTTTTCGACGATCGATCACCGGCAAACACATTCGGGccattttatttctaaacC CCATAAAAAAGATGTCCTTTTAAGGAACAACAATAATAGTAATCTGCACTTAATAAAGTCGTACAGTGGTTCATCCGGTGATCAAGATAAGGAAGGTCCTGGCACCGATAAGACGAAAGATGAAAACAGTGATAAACTTTGGAGACCATGTGGGCGGCACATACCAGTTACTGATTTGCACAGTGGTTTTCTTAATGCTAAAAACTTTTCCGAAAAACTTCCTATAAAGAAGGAAAAGCCCGACCCAAAAGAGAAATGTGGCAAAACACTCGATGAGCTGCGAAAAAGtttgaaaacatttcaagaTGTGTTTGATTGTGCACATCCTATCAGGCCTTAT AAGGACAAAGGATTGGCGGTCTTCACCAGCGGCGGGGATTCCCAGGGCATGAATGCCGCCGTACGAGCCTGCGTGCGTATGGCCATCTACTTGGGCTGCAAG GTCTACTTCATCCGCGAGGGTTACCAGGGAATGGTTGATGGTGGCGAGTGCATCCAGGAGGCCAACTGGGCCTCGGTCTCCTCCATCATCCATCGTGGTGGCACCATTATTGGCTCCGCCCGCTGCCAGGACTTCCGCGAGCGCCAGGGTCGCTTGAAGGCTGCCAACAACCTTATCCAGCGGGGAATCACCAATCTGGTGGTCATCGGAGGCGATGGTTCCCTCACCGGCGCCAATCTGTTCCGTCAGGAGTGGTCCAGCCTGCTGGATGAACTGGTGAAGAACAAGACCATTACCACTGAGCAGCAGGAGAAGTTCAATGTGCTGCACATCGTTGGATTG GTGGGCTCCATCGACAACGATTTCTGTGGCACGGACATGACCATCGGCACGGATACGGCCCTGCACCGCATCATCGAGGCCATCGACGCCATTTCCAGTACCGCCTACTCTCATCAGCGCACCTTCATCATGGAGGTCATGGGTCGTCATTGCGG ttaCTTAGCCATATCGGCAGCCATAGCCACCGAGGCTGATTTTATGTTCATTCCCGAGGAGCCGGTGTCAGTCAATTGGCAGGACGAGATTTGTGTCAAGCTCCAGCAG GAGCGTTCAGCTGGCCAGCGCCTGAACATCGTGATCGTGGCCGAGGGTGCCATGGATCGGGAGGGTCATCCCATCACTGCCGAGGATGTGAAGAAGGTGATCGACGAGCGTTTGAAGCACGATGCCCGCATCACGGTTTTGGGTCACGTGCAGCGCGGCGGCAATCCCAGCGCCTTCGATCGTATTTTG GCCTGTCGCATGGGTGCCGAGGCCACCTTGGCCCTGATGGAGGCGACCAAGGAGTCGGTGCCGGTGGTCATCTCCCTGGACGGCAACCAGGCGGTTCGCGTGCCGCTGATGGAGTGCGTGGAGCGCACCCAGGCGGTGGCCAAGGCCATGAAGGAGAAGCGCTGGGCGGATGCCGTCAAGCTGCGCGGTCGTTCCTTCGAGCGGAACCTGGAGACCTACAAGATGTTGACGCGCCTGAAGCCCCCGAAGGAGAACTTCGACGCCGATGGCAAGGGAATCGAGGGCTACCGCCTAGCTGTGATGCACATTGGAGCTCCAGCTTGTGGCATGAATGCCGCGGTGCGCAGTTTCGTGCGAAACGCCATCTACCGGGGAGATGTGGTGTACGGAATCAACGACGGTGTCGAGGGTCTGATTGCCGGAAACGTCCGCGAGCTGGGCTG GTCCGACGTCTCGGGATGGGTTGGCCAGGGTGGCGCCTACTTGGGCACCAAGCGCACTTTGCCTGAGGGCAAGTTCAAGGAGATCGCCGCTCGCCTCAAGGAGTTCAAGATCCAGGGACTTCTGATCATCGGTGGCTTCGAGAGTTACCATGCCGCCGGACAGATTGCCGACCAGCGGGACAACTACCCGCAGTTCTGCATCCCGATCGTGGTTATCCCGTCGACGATCTCGAACAATGTGCCCGGCACAGAGTTCTCGCTGGGCTGTGACACCGGCCTGAATGAGATTACGGAGATTTGCGACCGCATCCGCCAGTCGGCGCAGGGCACCAAGCGCCGAGTGTTCGTCATCGAGACGATGGGTGGCTACTGCGGCTACCTGGCCACCCTGGCCGGCTTGGCCGGCGGAGCCGATGCCGCCTACATCTACGAGGAGAAGTTCTCCATTAAGGACCTGCAGCAGGATGTCTACCACATGGCCTCCAAGATGGCCGAGGGCGTCTCGCGCGGTCTCATCCTGCGCAACGAGAAGGCCAGCGAGAACTACAGCACGGACTTCATTTACCGCCTGTACTCGGAAGAGGGCAAGGGCCTCTTCACCTGCCGGATGAACATCCTGGGCCACATGCAGCAGGGCGGCTCACCCACTCCCTTCGACCGCAACATGGGCACCAAGATGGCCGCCAAGTGCGTCGACTGGCTGGCCACCCAGATCAAGGCCAACGTGGACGCCAACGGAGTGGTCAACTGCAAGGCCCCGGAAACCGCCACGCTGCTGGGAATCGTGTCGCGGCAGTACCGCTTCTCGCCGCTGGTCGAGCTCATTGCCGAGACCAACTTCGA CCAACGCATCCCGAAGAAGCAGTGGTGGCTGCGCCTGCGTCCCCTGCTGCGGATCCTGGCCAAGCACGATTCCGCCTACGAGGAGGAGGGTATGTACATCACCGTCGAGGAGGAGTGTGACACCGACGCCGTCGCCTAA
- the Pfk gene encoding ATP-dependent 6-phosphofructokinase isoform X4, protein MNSEINQRFLARGSQKDKGLAVFTSGGDSQGMNAAVRACVRMAIYLGCKVYFIREGYQGMVDGGECIQEANWASVSSIIHRGGTIIGSARCQDFRERQGRLKAANNLIQRGITNLVVIGGDGSLTGANLFRQEWSSLLDELVKNKTITTEQQEKFNVLHIVGLVGSIDNDFCGTDMTIGTDTALHRIIEAIDAISSTAYSHQRTFIMEVMGRHCGYLAISAAIATEADFMFIPEEPVSVNWQDEICVKLQQERSAGQRLNIVIVAEGAMDREGHPITAEDVKKVIDERLKHDARITVLGHVQRGGNPSAFDRILACRMGAEATLALMEATKESVPVVISLDGNQAVRVPLMECVERTQAVAKAMKEKRWADAVKLRGRSFERNLETYKMLTRLKPPKENFDADGKGIEGYRLAVMHIGAPACGMNAAVRSFVRNAIYRGDVVYGINDGVEGLIAGNVRELGWSDVSGWVGQGGAYLGTKRTLPEGKFKEIAARLKEFKIQGLLIIGGFESYHAAGQIADQRDNYPQFCIPIVVIPSTISNNVPGTEFSLGCDTGLNEITEICDRIRQSAQGTKRRVFVIETMGGYCGYLATLAGLAGGADAAYIYEEKFSIKDLQQDVYHMASKMAEGVSRGLILRNEKASENYSTDFIYRLYSEEGKGLFTCRMNILGHMQQGGSPTPFDRNMGTKMAAKCVDWLATQIKANVDANGVVNCKAPETATLLGIVSRQYRFSPLVELIAETNFDQRIPKKQWWLRLRPLLRILAKHDSAYEEEGMYITVEEECDTDAVA, encoded by the exons atgaattCCGAGATTAATCAACGATTCCTGGCCCGCGGCTCGCAGAAGGACAAAGGATTGGCGGTCTTCACCAGCGGCGGGGATTCCCAGGGCATGAATGCCGCCGTACGAGCCTGCGTGCGTATGGCCATCTACTTGGGCTGCAAG GTCTACTTCATCCGCGAGGGTTACCAGGGAATGGTTGATGGTGGCGAGTGCATCCAGGAGGCCAACTGGGCCTCGGTCTCCTCCATCATCCATCGTGGTGGCACCATTATTGGCTCCGCCCGCTGCCAGGACTTCCGCGAGCGCCAGGGTCGCTTGAAGGCTGCCAACAACCTTATCCAGCGGGGAATCACCAATCTGGTGGTCATCGGAGGCGATGGTTCCCTCACCGGCGCCAATCTGTTCCGTCAGGAGTGGTCCAGCCTGCTGGATGAACTGGTGAAGAACAAGACCATTACCACTGAGCAGCAGGAGAAGTTCAATGTGCTGCACATCGTTGGATTG GTGGGCTCCATCGACAACGATTTCTGTGGCACGGACATGACCATCGGCACGGATACGGCCCTGCACCGCATCATCGAGGCCATCGACGCCATTTCCAGTACCGCCTACTCTCATCAGCGCACCTTCATCATGGAGGTCATGGGTCGTCATTGCGG ttaCTTAGCCATATCGGCAGCCATAGCCACCGAGGCTGATTTTATGTTCATTCCCGAGGAGCCGGTGTCAGTCAATTGGCAGGACGAGATTTGTGTCAAGCTCCAGCAG GAGCGTTCAGCTGGCCAGCGCCTGAACATCGTGATCGTGGCCGAGGGTGCCATGGATCGGGAGGGTCATCCCATCACTGCCGAGGATGTGAAGAAGGTGATCGACGAGCGTTTGAAGCACGATGCCCGCATCACGGTTTTGGGTCACGTGCAGCGCGGCGGCAATCCCAGCGCCTTCGATCGTATTTTG GCCTGTCGCATGGGTGCCGAGGCCACCTTGGCCCTGATGGAGGCGACCAAGGAGTCGGTGCCGGTGGTCATCTCCCTGGACGGCAACCAGGCGGTTCGCGTGCCGCTGATGGAGTGCGTGGAGCGCACCCAGGCGGTGGCCAAGGCCATGAAGGAGAAGCGCTGGGCGGATGCCGTCAAGCTGCGCGGTCGTTCCTTCGAGCGGAACCTGGAGACCTACAAGATGTTGACGCGCCTGAAGCCCCCGAAGGAGAACTTCGACGCCGATGGCAAGGGAATCGAGGGCTACCGCCTAGCTGTGATGCACATTGGAGCTCCAGCTTGTGGCATGAATGCCGCGGTGCGCAGTTTCGTGCGAAACGCCATCTACCGGGGAGATGTGGTGTACGGAATCAACGACGGTGTCGAGGGTCTGATTGCCGGAAACGTCCGCGAGCTGGGCTG GTCCGACGTCTCGGGATGGGTTGGCCAGGGTGGCGCCTACTTGGGCACCAAGCGCACTTTGCCTGAGGGCAAGTTCAAGGAGATCGCCGCTCGCCTCAAGGAGTTCAAGATCCAGGGACTTCTGATCATCGGTGGCTTCGAGAGTTACCATGCCGCCGGACAGATTGCCGACCAGCGGGACAACTACCCGCAGTTCTGCATCCCGATCGTGGTTATCCCGTCGACGATCTCGAACAATGTGCCCGGCACAGAGTTCTCGCTGGGCTGTGACACCGGCCTGAATGAGATTACGGAGATTTGCGACCGCATCCGCCAGTCGGCGCAGGGCACCAAGCGCCGAGTGTTCGTCATCGAGACGATGGGTGGCTACTGCGGCTACCTGGCCACCCTGGCCGGCTTGGCCGGCGGAGCCGATGCCGCCTACATCTACGAGGAGAAGTTCTCCATTAAGGACCTGCAGCAGGATGTCTACCACATGGCCTCCAAGATGGCCGAGGGCGTCTCGCGCGGTCTCATCCTGCGCAACGAGAAGGCCAGCGAGAACTACAGCACGGACTTCATTTACCGCCTGTACTCGGAAGAGGGCAAGGGCCTCTTCACCTGCCGGATGAACATCCTGGGCCACATGCAGCAGGGCGGCTCACCCACTCCCTTCGACCGCAACATGGGCACCAAGATGGCCGCCAAGTGCGTCGACTGGCTGGCCACCCAGATCAAGGCCAACGTGGACGCCAACGGAGTGGTCAACTGCAAGGCCCCGGAAACCGCCACGCTGCTGGGAATCGTGTCGCGGCAGTACCGCTTCTCGCCGCTGGTCGAGCTCATTGCCGAGACCAACTTCGA CCAACGCATCCCGAAGAAGCAGTGGTGGCTGCGCCTGCGTCCCCTGCTGCGGATCCTGGCCAAGCACGATTCCGCCTACGAGGAGGAGGGTATGTACATCACCGTCGAGGAGGAGTGTGACACCGACGCCGTCGCCTAA